In a genomic window of Acidobacteriota bacterium:
- the purB gene encoding adenylosuccinate lyase has product MAAETPQNPLHERYASREMAAIFSATNRFTTWRRLWIALASSQRELGLPISAEQIAALEGRVDDVDLARVAEIERQTRHDVVAHIRHYAEQTGEAGGILHLGATSAFVTDNADLLLARQALELLTRRLATTVRNLANFARRTAAIPALAYTHFQPAQLTTVGKRACLWLQDFALDLEAVERQAKGLRCRGAKGTTGTQASYLTLFDGNHDKVRELDRKVAGKLGFAAPFPITGQTYPRKVDSQILATLAGVAESCHKMGTDLRLLQGVGELSEPFDRDQVGSSAMAYKRNPVRAERMCALSRRLMTDSLNGPLNTATQWLERSLDDSANRRLVIPEAFLTADAILGLAAHIAEGLTVRESAVAARVARELPFMATETFLMEAVLRGGDRQELHEQIRRYSLEAQRQLAEGGDSTLIDQIVADPAFRLTREEVESWLDPQAFTGRSAHQVKELLAEVIEPLLERFDTAEVEEPRI; this is encoded by the coding sequence CGCGAGCTGGGCCTGCCGATCAGCGCCGAGCAGATCGCCGCCCTCGAAGGTCGCGTCGACGATGTGGATCTGGCGCGAGTGGCCGAGATCGAGCGCCAGACCCGTCACGACGTGGTGGCCCACATCCGGCACTACGCCGAGCAGACCGGCGAGGCCGGCGGCATCCTCCACCTCGGCGCCACCAGCGCCTTCGTCACCGACAACGCCGACCTGCTCCTCGCCCGCCAGGCCCTCGAACTGCTCACCCGACGGCTAGCGACAACGGTCCGGAACCTGGCGAACTTCGCCCGCCGGACCGCCGCCATCCCAGCCCTCGCCTACACCCACTTTCAGCCGGCCCAGCTCACCACCGTCGGCAAACGGGCCTGCCTGTGGCTACAGGACTTCGCCCTCGATCTCGAAGCGGTAGAGCGGCAAGCGAAGGGCCTGCGCTGCCGCGGCGCCAAGGGCACCACCGGCACCCAGGCCAGCTACCTGACCTTGTTCGACGGCAACCACGACAAGGTGCGCGAGCTGGACCGCAAAGTGGCCGGCAAACTCGGCTTCGCGGCGCCCTTCCCGATCACCGGCCAGACCTACCCGCGCAAGGTCGACAGCCAGATCCTCGCCACTCTGGCGGGGGTTGCTGAGAGCTGCCACAAGATGGGCACCGACCTGCGTCTGCTGCAAGGGGTGGGCGAACTCTCGGAACCCTTCGACCGCGACCAGGTGGGCTCCTCGGCGATGGCCTACAAGCGCAATCCGGTGCGCGCCGAGCGCATGTGCGCCCTCTCCCGGCGGCTGATGACCGACAGCCTGAACGGCCCCCTGAACACCGCCACCCAGTGGCTCGAACGAAGCCTCGACGACTCCGCCAACCGGCGCCTGGTGATTCCTGAAGCCTTCCTCACGGCGGACGCGATCCTCGGCCTCGCCGCCCACATCGCCGAGGGACTCACCGTGCGGGAAAGCGCCGTCGCCGCTCGGGTGGCGCGGGAGCTGCCCTTCATGGCGACGGAGACCTTCCTGATGGAGGCGGTGCTGCGCGGCGGCGACCGCCAAGAACTCCACGAACAGATCCGCCGCTACTCCCTGGAAGCCCAGCGGCAACTCGCCGAGGGCGGCGACAGCACCCTGATCGACCAGATTGTCGCCGACCCGGCCTTCCGCCTGACCCGCGAAGAAGTGGAAAGCTGGCTCGATCCTCAAGCCTTCACCGGCCGCTCCGCCCACCAGGTCAAAGAGCTGCTGGCCGAGGTCATCGAACCGCTCCTCGAACGCTTCGACACGGCGGAAGTCGAAGAGCCGCGGATCTGA